From the Streptococcus sp. 29887 genome, one window contains:
- a CDS encoding PTS lactose/cellobiose transporter subunit IIA, whose product MNREEITLLGFEIVAFAGDARSRLMEALAAAQKGDYAKAEELVEAANACIVEAHHAQTSLLQKEAAGEDLAFSVTLMHGQDHLMTTLLLKDMMSHMIELYKRGDK is encoded by the coding sequence ATGAACAGAGAAGAAATTACGTTATTAGGTTTTGAGATTGTTGCATTCGCTGGTGATGCTCGTTCTCGTTTGATGGAGGCACTGGCTGCTGCTCAAAAAGGCGATTACGCAAAAGCAGAAGAACTAGTTGAAGCGGCCAATGCTTGTATTGTTGAAGCCCACCATGCTCAGACAAGTTTGTTGCAGAAAGAAGCGGCTGGTGAGGATTTAGCCTTTAGTGTGACGCTCATGCATGGTCAAGACCATCTCATGACGACATTATTATTGAAAGATATGATGAGTCATATGATTGAACTGTACAAACGAGGTGATAAATAA
- a CDS encoding lactose-specific PTS transporter subunit EIIC has protein sequence MNKLIEFIEKGKPFFEKISRNPYLRAIRDGFIAAMPVILFSSIFLLVAFVPNIFGFTWSDEAVAAIMKPYGYTMGIVAVLVAGTTAKSLTDAFNRQLPKTNQINFISTMIASISGFLLLASDGIEGGFANGYMGTKGLLTAFLAAFITVNIYKVCVKNNVTIRMPDEVPPNVSQAFKDVIPYALSIFVLYGIDLLTRQFLGTNVAEAILKLFEPLFTAADGYVGITIIFGAYALFWFVGIHGPSIVEPAIAAITYANIETNFQLLQAGQHADKILTSGTQMFIVTMGGTGATLVVPFMFMWLTKSKRNKAIGRASVVPTFFGVNEPILFGAPLVLNPVFFVPFILAPIANVWIFKFFVDTLKMNSFSVNLPWTTPGPLGIVMGTNFAPLAFALAILLVVVDVLIYYPFLKVYDEQILAEEQSGKVENSLKEKVAANFNTAKADAILEKAAVDTEISEQTNVLVLCAGGGTSGLLANALTKAAKEYGVPVTATAGSYGAHREILPEYQLVILAPQVASNYDDIKQETDALGIKLAKTEGAQYIKLTRDGQGALDFVKQQF, from the coding sequence ATGAATAAATTGATTGAATTCATTGAGAAAGGGAAGCCTTTCTTTGAAAAGATTTCGAGAAACCCTTATTTAAGGGCTATCCGTGATGGTTTTATCGCTGCCATGCCGGTTATCTTGTTCTCAAGTATCTTCCTATTGGTGGCTTTTGTTCCTAATATCTTTGGTTTTACTTGGTCTGATGAAGCAGTTGCGGCTATCATGAAACCTTACGGTTATACAATGGGTATTGTAGCTGTCTTAGTTGCAGGAACGACCGCAAAATCTTTGACAGATGCGTTTAACCGTCAATTGCCAAAAACCAATCAGATTAACTTCATTTCAACCATGATTGCCTCAATTTCAGGTTTCTTATTACTGGCTTCTGATGGTATTGAAGGTGGATTTGCCAATGGTTACATGGGAACAAAGGGACTTTTGACAGCCTTTCTAGCAGCCTTCATTACGGTTAATATCTATAAGGTCTGTGTGAAAAACAATGTCACCATTCGTATGCCAGACGAGGTTCCACCGAACGTATCCCAGGCATTTAAAGATGTGATTCCATATGCATTGTCTATCTTTGTCTTGTATGGAATTGATCTTCTGACACGTCAATTCCTTGGAACAAACGTTGCTGAGGCGATTCTGAAATTATTTGAGCCTCTATTTACAGCCGCAGATGGTTATGTTGGTATTACCATTATCTTTGGTGCCTATGCTTTGTTCTGGTTTGTAGGGATTCATGGTCCATCTATTGTGGAACCAGCAATTGCAGCCATTACTTATGCCAATATTGAAACCAACTTCCAGCTTCTACAGGCGGGTCAACATGCGGACAAAATCCTGACTTCAGGTACTCAAATGTTTATCGTGACAATGGGTGGTACAGGTGCTACCTTGGTTGTGCCATTCATGTTTATGTGGTTGACTAAGTCTAAACGAAATAAAGCAATTGGACGTGCTTCAGTTGTTCCAACTTTCTTTGGTGTAAACGAACCGATCTTGTTCGGTGCACCACTTGTACTCAACCCAGTATTCTTTGTTCCATTCATCTTAGCTCCAATTGCTAACGTATGGATTTTCAAATTCTTTGTTGATACGCTTAAAATGAACAGTTTCAGCGTTAACTTGCCATGGACAACTCCAGGACCATTGGGGATTGTAATGGGAACAAACTTTGCTCCACTTGCCTTTGCACTAGCTATCTTATTGGTAGTTGTCGATGTACTTATCTATTATCCATTCTTGAAAGTTTACGATGAGCAAATTCTTGCTGAAGAACAATCAGGGAAAGTTGAAAATAGCTTGAAAGAGAAAGTGGCGGCTAACTTTAATACCGCCAAAGCGGATGCTATTCTTGAAAAGGCTGCGGTCGATACCGAAATTTCTGAACAAACCAACGTTCTGGTACTTTGTGCAGGGGGTGGTACAAGCGGATTGCTTGCCAATGCTCTAACTAAAGCTGCAAAAGAATATGGTGTTCCAGTTACAGCTACAGCAGGAAGCTATGGGGCGCACCGTGAGATTTTGCCAGAGTATCAATTAGTCATCCTTGCACCTCAAGTAGCATCAAACTACGATGACATTAAACAAGAAACCGATGCATTGGGTATTAAACTTGCCAAAACTGAAGGGGCTCAATACATTAAACTCACACGTGATGGTCAAGGTGCTCTTGACTTTGTCAAACAACAGTTTTAG
- the lacG gene encoding 6-phospho-beta-galactosidase — protein sequence MVKTLPKDFIFGGATAAYQAEGATQTDGKGRVAWDKYLEDNYWYTAEPASDFYNRYPVDLELSEQFGVNGIRISIAWSRIFPTGFGEVNPKGVEFYHKLFAECHKRHVEPFVTLHHFDTPETLHSNGDFLNRDNIEHFVNYAAFCFKEFPEVNYWTTFNEIGPIGDGQYLVGKFPPGIQYDLAKVFQSHHNMMVSHAKAVKLYKDAGYSGEIGVVHALPTKYPYDPTNPDDVRAAELEDIIHNKFILDATYLGYYSEKTLEGVRHILKVNGGELDLRDEDFAALDAAKDLNDFLGINYYMSDWMRAHDGETEIIHNGKGEKGSSKYQIKGVGRRESPVDIPKTDWDWIIYPQGLYDQIMRVKNDYPNYKKIYITENGLGYKDEFVDGTVYDDGRIDYVKKHLEVISDAISDGANVKGYFIWSLMDVFSWSNGYEKRYGLFYVDFETQERYPKKSAYWYKKVAETQVIE from the coding sequence ATGGTTAAAACATTACCGAAAGATTTTATATTTGGTGGAGCAACTGCTGCATATCAAGCAGAGGGTGCTACACAGACGGATGGAAAAGGTCGTGTTGCGTGGGACAAGTATCTAGAAGATAATTACTGGTACACTGCGGAACCAGCTTCTGATTTTTATAATCGTTATCCAGTTGATTTAGAACTAAGTGAACAATTTGGGGTAAACGGCATTCGGATTTCAATTGCGTGGTCTCGTATCTTCCCAACAGGCTTTGGAGAAGTGAATCCTAAGGGAGTAGAGTTTTACCATAAATTATTTGCGGAATGCCATAAACGTCACGTAGAACCATTTGTAACGCTTCATCATTTTGACACGCCTGAAACATTGCATTCTAATGGTGACTTTCTAAATCGTGATAACATTGAACACTTCGTCAATTACGCAGCGTTTTGCTTCAAAGAATTCCCTGAAGTTAATTACTGGACAACCTTTAATGAAATCGGTCCAATTGGTGACGGACAGTATCTTGTAGGTAAGTTCCCACCAGGGATTCAGTATGACTTAGCTAAGGTATTCCAATCTCACCATAATATGATGGTTTCACATGCCAAGGCGGTTAAGCTCTACAAGGATGCTGGTTATAGTGGAGAAATTGGTGTTGTACACGCATTACCAACGAAATATCCTTATGATCCAACCAACCCTGACGATGTTCGTGCAGCGGAACTAGAAGATATTATTCATAATAAATTTATCCTCGATGCTACATACTTGGGTTACTATTCTGAAAAAACGCTTGAAGGTGTACGACATATTCTGAAAGTGAATGGTGGGGAATTAGACCTTCGTGATGAAGACTTCGCTGCCTTAGATGCCGCAAAAGATTTGAACGACTTCTTGGGCATCAATTACTATATGAGTGATTGGATGAGAGCTCATGATGGAGAAACGGAAATTATCCATAATGGTAAAGGTGAAAAGGGAAGTTCTAAGTATCAAATCAAGGGAGTTGGTCGTAGAGAATCTCCAGTCGATATTCCGAAAACGGATTGGGATTGGATTATCTACCCACAAGGTCTTTATGATCAAATCATGCGTGTGAAAAATGACTATCCAAACTATAAGAAAATCTACATCACTGAAAACGGCCTAGGCTATAAAGATGAGTTTGTAGATGGTACAGTCTATGATGATGGTCGAATCGACTACGTGAAAAAGCATTTAGAGGTGATTTCAGATGCAATCTCAGATGGTGCCAATGTTAAAGGTTATTTCATCTGGTCCTTGATGGATGTATTTTCTTGGTCAAATGGATACGAGAAACGATATGGATTGTTCTATGTTGACTTTGAGACCCAAGAACGCTATCCAAAGAAAAGTGCTTATTGGTATAAGAAAGTAGCAGAAACACAGGTTATTGAATAA
- a CDS encoding aldose 1-epimerase family protein, producing the protein MFELKNENLTAQFSELGGQIISIKDKEGIEYLWQGDPTYWSGQAPVLFPICGSLRNDWAIYEPAERPTFTGTIPRHGLVRKMMFKNVNSTENSLEFSISSNEETVKNYPFEFELSINYSLLGNTIRTEYRVKNLEEHRKLPYFIGGHPGFNCPLLDGESYEDYYLEFEKVESCTVPRSFPETGLLDLRDRRPFLENQKTLDLSYKLFEHDAITLDQLASRKVTLKSKNHQKKLSIAFDDFPYLVIWSTTNQSPFIALEPWSGLSTSLEESDIFNAKRNISYVAPKEVDTKYFDIIIE; encoded by the coding sequence ATGTTCGAATTAAAAAATGAGAACTTAACAGCACAATTTTCTGAATTAGGTGGGCAAATTATTTCCATTAAAGACAAGGAGGGTATCGAGTATCTTTGGCAAGGAGATCCGACCTATTGGAGCGGTCAAGCACCAGTTCTATTTCCGATTTGTGGAAGTTTACGAAATGATTGGGCTATCTATGAACCTGCAGAAAGACCGACATTTACAGGCACAATTCCAAGGCATGGACTTGTGAGAAAAATGATGTTCAAAAATGTAAATAGTACAGAGAACTCTTTGGAATTTTCTATTTCATCAAACGAAGAAACCGTGAAAAATTACCCTTTTGAATTTGAACTTTCCATTAACTACTCACTACTTGGCAATACAATTCGAACTGAATATCGGGTGAAAAACCTTGAGGAACATAGAAAGCTACCTTACTTTATTGGAGGTCACCCAGGTTTTAATTGTCCCTTGTTGGATGGTGAGAGTTATGAAGACTATTATTTAGAATTTGAAAAAGTAGAATCTTGTACAGTACCTAGAAGTTTTCCAGAAACTGGCTTACTTGATCTGCGAGACCGCCGGCCATTCTTGGAAAATCAAAAGACCTTGGACTTGTCCTATAAACTGTTTGAGCATGATGCCATAACATTGGATCAATTAGCATCACGAAAGGTAACTTTGAAATCCAAAAATCATCAGAAGAAACTTTCGATTGCATTTGATGATTTTCCATATTTAGTGATTTGGTCAACTACAAATCAGAGTCCCTTTATCGCATTAGAACCATGGAGCGGACTCTCTACTTCATTGGAAGAATCTGACATATTCAATGCCAAACGAAATATTAGTTACGTCGCTCCAAAAGAGGTTGATACAAAATATTTTGATATTATTATTGAGTAA
- a CDS encoding heavy metal translocating P-type ATPase — MTLTQQFKQNSHIITTAVCLVFILVGIILLQTEQGWAPILFISAFVIGGYQSAKEGLTELLVDKHLSVDLLMILAAIGSGLIGYWMEGALLIFIFSLSSTLEELAMEKSKNAIAALMNMTPPTARKIEENGDITVLDTAAIHIGDLLQVRKGDTVPLDATLISPQSIFDESMITGEPLPAEKGAGAAVIGGTINQGPTVTVQVTAEKGDALFDKIVQMVENAQESKSKTATFIENMEDTYVKVVLVVVPLFILFAHFALGWNWLTAFYRGMILLTIASPCALVASSSPATLSAISRAARKGMIIKGGDIADKIANLEAIVFDKTGTLTIGKPEVVGATYLGDEKLIKEVVQAVEKQSSHPIAQALMTYTANSSAIALQSLEDVTGKGLVAVYEGDNWKIGKAGFVVDSLVSPLSADLLTQIDEAESTGKTLVYVSQNDVLVAIFMVEDSLKPESKQLIAQLKEMGVTPILLTGDQEKTARYVASQVGIDRVIANCLPTDKAAVIQELQTEFASVGMVGDGINDAPALAQANVSYAMGSGTDIAMESADIVLMEDLTRIPYSIRLSKKMRSIIKQNIVFALSVISLLIISNLFQSINLPLGVVGHEGSTILVILNGLRLLYFK, encoded by the coding sequence ATGACACTAACACAACAATTTAAACAGAATAGTCACATTATCACAACTGCTGTCTGCCTAGTATTTATCCTGGTAGGGATAATCCTGCTACAGACCGAGCAAGGATGGGCACCCATCCTCTTCATTTCAGCCTTTGTCATCGGAGGCTACCAGTCAGCCAAGGAAGGACTGACAGAATTGTTGGTTGACAAACACCTGTCTGTTGACCTGCTCATGATTTTGGCGGCTATCGGATCTGGCCTCATCGGCTACTGGATGGAAGGAGCCCTGCTCATCTTCATCTTCTCCCTGTCTTCTACTCTGGAAGAATTAGCCATGGAAAAAAGCAAGAATGCTATCGCAGCCCTCATGAACATGACGCCTCCAACGGCTCGTAAAATCGAGGAAAACGGGGATATCACTGTTTTGGACACAGCAGCTATTCACATTGGCGACCTCTTACAAGTCCGCAAGGGTGACACTGTGCCACTGGATGCCACCCTCATCAGTCCGCAGTCCATCTTTGACGAATCCATGATTACAGGTGAGCCACTTCCTGCGGAAAAAGGAGCTGGTGCGGCTGTTATCGGCGGCACTATCAACCAGGGACCAACTGTGACCGTACAGGTTACGGCTGAGAAAGGAGATGCCCTCTTCGATAAAATCGTCCAGATGGTCGAAAATGCCCAAGAATCCAAATCAAAAACAGCGACTTTCATTGAAAATATGGAAGATACCTATGTCAAGGTTGTCTTGGTGGTGGTACCGCTCTTTATCCTCTTTGCTCATTTTGCTCTGGGCTGGAACTGGTTGACTGCCTTCTATCGTGGTATGATTCTCTTGACCATCGCTTCTCCATGTGCACTGGTAGCTTCTTCTTCACCGGCGACACTTTCTGCCATCAGCCGTGCGGCACGCAAGGGCATGATTATCAAGGGAGGTGACATTGCGGACAAGATTGCCAATCTAGAGGCCATCGTCTTCGACAAGACAGGCACATTGACCATTGGGAAACCTGAGGTTGTCGGTGCGACCTATCTTGGCGATGAAAAGCTGATCAAGGAAGTCGTTCAGGCAGTTGAAAAACAATCGAGTCACCCAATCGCTCAAGCTCTCATGACCTATACGGCTAACAGCTCTGCTATTGCCCTCCAAAGCCTAGAAGACGTGACCGGTAAAGGATTGGTGGCGGTCTATGAGGGCGACAACTGGAAAATCGGTAAGGCGGGTTTTGTGGTAGATAGTTTGGTAAGTCCGCTGTCTGCTGACTTGCTGACGCAAATCGATGAGGCGGAGAGCACTGGGAAAACCCTGGTTTATGTCAGCCAAAATGATGTGCTAGTGGCGATCTTCATGGTGGAAGACAGTTTGAAGCCTGAGAGCAAGCAGCTGATTGCCCAGTTGAAAGAGATGGGGGTGACACCAATTCTCTTGACGGGCGACCAAGAAAAGACGGCTCGTTATGTGGCGAGTCAGGTCGGTATTGACCGTGTGATTGCCAACTGTCTGCCGACGGATAAGGCTGCTGTTATCCAAGAACTGCAAACCGAGTTTGCATCAGTCGGTATGGTAGGGGACGGTATCAACGATGCTCCTGCCCTTGCCCAAGCCAATGTCAGCTATGCTATGGGAAGCGGAACGGACATCGCTATGGAGTCAGCTGACATCGTACTCATGGAAGATCTGACGAGAATTCCTTACTCCATTCGTCTCTCTAAGAAAATGCGGAGCATCATCAAGCAAAATATCGTCTTTGCCCTGTCTGTCATTTCCCTTCTTATCATCTCTAACCTCTTCCAGTCTATCAACCTCCCACTCGGTGTGGTGGGCCACGAAGGATCAACGATTTTGGTGATTTTGAACGGACTGAGACTCTTGTATTTCAAATAG
- a CDS encoding Fur family transcriptional regulator, translating into MTHHHSSDHQADFDHVIQHLKEKGVRITSTRKAVVAYIIESDDHPSAEMIYQDLLPDYPGMSLATVYNNLKLLLEEGFVTEIKRTNDNTTYYDFMGHDHLNIICEVCGKITDFMDIELPSLKKEAQDQTGYKVTKEVLAIYGICPDCQSNKS; encoded by the coding sequence ATGACCCACCATCATAGTAGTGACCATCAAGCGGATTTCGACCACGTCATCCAACACCTTAAGGAAAAAGGAGTTCGTATCACTTCGACTCGTAAGGCTGTTGTAGCCTACATCATCGAAAGCGATGACCACCCAAGTGCTGAAATGATTTACCAAGATCTTCTACCAGACTACCCAGGAATGAGCCTAGCCACTGTTTACAACAACCTGAAACTTCTGTTGGAAGAAGGATTTGTAACAGAAATCAAACGAACCAATGATAATACGACCTATTATGACTTTATGGGTCATGATCACCTCAATATTATTTGTGAAGTGTGCGGAAAAATTACAGACTTTATGGATATCGAACTACCTAGTCTGAAAAAAGAAGCCCAAGACCAGACAGGTTATAAGGTCACAAAAGAGGTCCTAGCTATCTATGGTATCTGTCCTGATTGCCAATCTAATAAGTCATAA
- the truA gene encoding tRNA pseudouridine(38-40) synthase TruA yields the protein MTRYKAIISYDGHDFSGFQRQPHARTVQEEIEKTLVRLNSGQPVIVHGAGRTDAGVHAYGQVIHFDLAGSRDAEKLRFALDTQTPEDIDVVSVEQVADDFHCRYAKHSKTYEFLVDIGRPKNPMMRHYATFYPYDLDLSLIEEAIQDLVGTHDFTGFTASGTSVEDKVRTITAANMEYDQRRQFLIFTFSGNGFLYKQVRNMVGTLLKIGNGRMPVGQIKRILAEKDRGLAGPTAAGNGLYLKEIIYED from the coding sequence ATGACACGATATAAGGCAATTATTTCCTACGACGGCCATGATTTTTCTGGTTTTCAGCGCCAGCCCCATGCCCGTACCGTTCAGGAAGAAATCGAAAAAACGTTAGTAAGATTGAACAGTGGCCAGCCAGTAATCGTTCATGGAGCAGGTCGGACAGATGCGGGGGTCCACGCCTACGGTCAGGTGATACACTTTGACTTGGCTGGCAGTCGAGATGCTGAGAAGCTCCGCTTTGCCCTTGATACTCAAACACCTGAGGATATTGATGTAGTCAGTGTGGAGCAGGTGGCGGATGATTTTCATTGTCGCTACGCCAAGCACAGCAAGACCTACGAGTTTCTGGTGGATATTGGGCGACCTAAGAATCCCATGATGCGCCACTATGCGACCTTTTATCCCTATGATTTGGACTTGAGCTTGATAGAAGAAGCTATTCAGGACTTGGTGGGGACCCATGATTTTACAGGCTTTACGGCTTCAGGGACCTCGGTTGAGGACAAGGTACGGACCATCACAGCGGCAAACATGGAATACGACCAGCGGCGGCAGTTTTTGATTTTTACCTTTTCAGGCAACGGTTTTTTGTATAAGCAGGTGCGGAATATGGTTGGGACCTTACTGAAAATTGGCAATGGTCGCATGCCTGTTGGGCAGATTAAACGGATTTTGGCAGAAAAGGATCGTGGTTTGGCGGGTCCGACTGCGGCAGGAAATGGCCTCTATCTAAAGGAGATTATCTATGAAGACTAA
- a CDS encoding bifunctional hydroxymethylpyrimidine kinase/phosphomethylpyrimidine kinase: protein MKTKYILALSGNDIFSGGGLHADLTTYTVHGLHGFVAVTCLTAMTEKGFEVIPTDAAVFAQQLASLKDVPFSAIKIGLLPTVDIAEQALEFIKAHQDIPVVLDPVLVCKETHDTEVSQLRDELLKFLPYVSIITPNLAEAQLLLQKDIKTVEEMKQAAVALYDLGAKAVVIKGGNRLGGSEAVDVFYDGQEVVVLQSPLLSENNVGAGCTFASSIASQLLLGQDPLEAVRLSKHFVHTAISKSDQYGVIQYEK from the coding sequence ATGAAGACTAAGTATATTTTGGCGCTTTCGGGCAACGATATTTTTAGCGGTGGCGGCCTCCATGCGGATCTGACGACCTATACGGTTCATGGCCTGCATGGCTTTGTGGCGGTGACCTGCTTGACAGCTATGACGGAAAAAGGTTTCGAGGTCATTCCGACGGATGCGGCGGTATTTGCCCAGCAGCTGGCTAGTTTGAAGGATGTCCCCTTTTCTGCGATTAAGATCGGCTTGCTTCCCACGGTGGACATAGCAGAGCAGGCCTTGGAGTTTATCAAGGCTCACCAGGATATTCCTGTGGTTTTGGATCCGGTCTTGGTCTGCAAGGAAACGCATGATACCGAGGTCAGCCAGTTGCGAGATGAACTTTTGAAATTCCTTCCCTATGTCAGCATTATCACACCAAACCTGGCAGAAGCTCAGCTATTGCTCCAAAAAGACATCAAAACGGTGGAGGAGATGAAGCAGGCGGCGGTGGCGCTTTATGACTTGGGAGCCAAGGCGGTGGTCATCAAGGGAGGCAACCGCTTGGGTGGCTCAGAGGCGGTCGATGTTTTCTACGACGGTCAGGAAGTGGTGGTGCTCCAGTCCCCTCTGCTGTCAGAAAACAATGTAGGGGCAGGCTGTACCTTTGCGTCCAGCATTGCCAGTCAGCTCTTGCTGGGTCAAGATCCTTTAGAGGCAGTCAGACTGTCCAAGCACTTTGTCCATACAGCTATTTCAAAATCAGATCAATATGGGGTAATTCAATATGAGAAATAA
- a CDS encoding ECF transporter S component, giving the protein MRNKKTQELVLLAILTALTLVLAHVHMPTLSGFVTLLDVGVYFTAFYLGKKEGAIVGGLAGLLIDFLLGYPQWAFFSLVFHGAQGYFAGWTGKKRILGLVLATLSMVGGYYLASRIYFNDLKAIESVFGNSMQNFVGMGLGFAVAKLVEKSGAINYVTR; this is encoded by the coding sequence ATGAGAAATAAAAAAACACAAGAATTAGTATTATTAGCTATCTTAACAGCCTTGACCCTGGTCTTGGCCCATGTTCATATGCCGACCCTATCCGGCTTTGTCACACTTTTGGATGTGGGAGTTTACTTTACAGCCTTTTACTTGGGCAAGAAAGAAGGAGCTATTGTCGGTGGTTTGGCAGGGCTCTTGATAGATTTCTTGCTGGGCTATCCCCAGTGGGCCTTCTTTAGCTTGGTCTTCCACGGGGCTCAGGGTTATTTTGCGGGTTGGACAGGCAAGAAACGGATTCTCGGTTTAGTCTTGGCGACGCTCTCTATGGTTGGGGGTTACTACCTGGCATCTCGGATTTATTTTAACGACCTCAAAGCCATTGAAAGTGTTTTTGGCAATAGCATGCAAAACTTTGTCGGGATGGGTTTAGGGTTTGCAGTGGCTAAATTAGTTGAGAAAAGCGGTGCTATTAACTATGTCACTCGATAA
- a CDS encoding TIGR01440 family protein encodes MSLDKIKVQTQQVIEEVLELSNLQKGQIFVLGLSSSEVIGGHIGKNSSLEVGEVVVETILEILEPKGIYLAVQGCEHLNRALVVERELAIQKDLEIVNVLPTLHAGGSGQLAAFKYMKDPVEVEFITAQAGVDIGDTAIGMHIKHVQVPIRPSLREIGQAHVTALASRPKLIGGARAAYQEDTIRKN; translated from the coding sequence ATGTCACTCGATAAAATCAAAGTTCAAACCCAGCAAGTTATCGAAGAGGTCCTAGAACTCAGCAATCTTCAAAAGGGGCAGATATTTGTTCTAGGTTTGTCTTCTAGTGAGGTCATCGGTGGGCATATTGGAAAAAATTCCAGTCTGGAAGTTGGTGAGGTGGTTGTTGAAACCATCTTGGAAATCCTGGAGCCAAAAGGTATCTATCTAGCTGTCCAAGGCTGTGAACATCTCAATCGTGCCTTGGTGGTGGAGCGTGAATTGGCAATCCAGAAGGATTTGGAAATAGTCAATGTCTTGCCCACCCTTCATGCAGGTGGTTCTGGACAGTTGGCGGCCTTCAAGTATATGAAGGACCCGGTGGAAGTCGAGTTTATCACTGCTCAGGCCGGTGTAGACATTGGCGACACAGCTATTGGTATGCACATCAAGCACGTCCAAGTTCCGATTAGACCTAGCCTGCGTGAAATTGGACAGGCTCATGTTACCGCCCTTGCCAGCCGACCAAAACTAATCGGCGGAGCTCGTGCGGCTTATCAGGAAGATACCATACGGAAGAATTAG
- a CDS encoding IS110 family transposase: protein MDVLYQSCAGIDVHQANIVVCILHGPLTSTRPKREMATFDTRTKGLRACHDFLSQFHVEAVGMESTGVYWRPVWHALCGDFKLILAQPAHMKAIPGQKTDKKDAHWIAKLTRIGLLPRSFVPDETIQELRELTRQRKHYVESRNRETNRIHKILQSGGIKLTTYIEDIMGLSGRNLLQLLVDGTPITPRIVHQSVYTSLKKKVPQLMEALDGYFSDHHRFMLKQSLEIYDFYQKQIGLLEERMNVYLSQYENHVEILDSIPGIDIITASVIISEVGVDMSQFPTAGHLASWAGLCPGNNESAGKKRSTKIRHGNSYLKKCLCQAAFAARNQKGSPLAERFYQIQSRRGSQKATIALAHQLLKIAYILLQEQITYPEFLAQKKTTRDELVV from the coding sequence ATGGATGTTCTCTATCAATCTTGTGCAGGTATTGATGTCCATCAAGCCAATATCGTTGTCTGTATCCTACACGGACCACTCACCTCAACTCGTCCAAAGCGTGAGATGGCTACGTTTGATACAAGGACTAAAGGCCTACGTGCTTGCCACGATTTTCTCAGTCAATTTCATGTGGAAGCTGTTGGTATGGAAAGTACAGGTGTTTATTGGCGACCTGTCTGGCATGCTCTATGTGGTGACTTCAAGTTGATACTCGCTCAACCAGCCCACATGAAGGCTATTCCAGGTCAGAAAACCGACAAGAAGGATGCTCACTGGATTGCCAAATTAACACGGATTGGTCTGCTTCCTCGGAGTTTCGTTCCCGATGAAACTATTCAAGAATTGAGGGAGTTGACCAGACAACGAAAACATTATGTGGAAAGTCGCAATCGAGAAACAAACCGTATCCATAAAATTCTTCAATCAGGTGGTATCAAGCTAACAACCTATATCGAAGATATAATGGGACTATCTGGCCGCAATCTCCTTCAGCTACTGGTTGATGGGACGCCTATCACACCTCGCATTGTCCATCAATCAGTTTACACCAGCTTGAAGAAGAAAGTACCGCAGCTTATGGAAGCCTTGGATGGCTATTTTTCTGACCATCACCGCTTTATGTTAAAGCAGTCATTGGAGATTTATGATTTTTATCAGAAGCAGATTGGGTTGTTGGAAGAGCGAATGAATGTCTATCTATCACAATATGAAAACCATGTAGAGATATTGGATTCCATCCCAGGCATTGATATCATTACAGCTTCTGTTATCATTTCTGAGGTTGGTGTTGACATGAGTCAGTTTCCTACTGCTGGACATTTAGCTTCTTGGGCTGGACTTTGTCCAGGTAATAATGAGAGTGCTGGTAAAAAACGAAGCACCAAGATTCGACACGGAAATTCTTATTTGAAGAAATGTTTATGCCAAGCCGCTTTCGCCGCCAGGAACCAAAAAGGTAGTCCTCTAGCTGAACGATTTTATCAGATTCAAAGTCGGCGTGGTTCACAAAAAGCAACAATTGCCCTTGCACATCAATTATTAAAAATAGCTTATATCCTCTTACAAGAGCAGATAACGTATCCTGAATTTTTAGCACAGAAAAAGACTACTAGGGACGAGCTAGTAGTCTAA